From Candidatus Poribacteria bacterium, one genomic window encodes:
- a CDS encoding LamG domain-containing protein, with protein sequence MKVVMANLMLTCVGLIVLSLMFTGMSSAEFDLKTVVGMWLFDEGKGNTAADSSENGNDGKFENDPKWTKDGKFGSGLEFDGNESKGHVLVGDLGLSGEVTLVLWANPRDAANDDRLISNINGPTNPAFTTRYQGETVEIWSSAWKPVIPKFDDNKWGHYAFVFDGKGNVTGYYNGKEGETVADTYTFTEIGIGANFLDQWGQYFSGLFDEIAFFSVALTEDDIEVIMTKGLKSALAVYPAGKLTTTWGNIKVSP encoded by the coding sequence ATGAAGGTCGTAATGGCGAATTTAATGCTTACGTGTGTTGGTTTAATTGTCCTGAGTCTAATGTTTACGGGTATGAGCAGTGCTGAATTTGATCTGAAAACCGTTGTTGGGATGTGGCTCTTTGATGAGGGCAAGGGCAATACAGCAGCGGATTCCTCTGAAAATGGGAATGATGGGAAATTTGAAAACGATCCGAAATGGACGAAGGACGGTAAGTTCGGATCCGGGTTGGAATTTGATGGAAACGAGAGTAAGGGACACGTCCTTGTCGGGGATTTAGGCTTATCTGGAGAGGTTACATTGGTTTTGTGGGCAAATCCGAGGGATGCCGCGAATGATGATCGGTTGATATCGAACATCAATGGTCCCACAAACCCGGCTTTCACGACTCGGTACCAAGGTGAAACCGTTGAAATCTGGAGTAGCGCGTGGAAACCTGTCATCCCTAAATTTGATGACAATAAATGGGGGCACTACGCGTTTGTATTCGATGGTAAGGGAAATGTGACAGGCTACTACAATGGCAAAGAAGGTGAGACTGTTGCCGATACTTATACGTTTACGGAGATCGGTATTGGTGCGAATTTTTTAGATCAGTGGGGACAATACTTTTCCGGTCTTTTTGATGAAATCGCGTTTTTCAGTGTCGCGCTCACTGAAGATGACATCGAGGTCATCATGACAAAAGGACTGAAATCCGCCCTGGCGGTTTACCCCGCGGGCAAATTAACCACCACGTGGGGAAATATAAAAGTTAGCCCGTAG